In bacterium, the genomic stretch TGCTGGGGATCTGGCCGTTCGACGCGGCCCAGCTGCGCCCCCTGGCCGCCTTCGTGCTCGCCTTCGCGACCACGTGGCTGGCCGTCGCGCTGCTCGGGGAGCGCAGCGTGCCGGCGCTCGCGGCCGCCGCCGGCTGGTACGCCGCCGTCTACGCGGGGACGCTGGCCCTGCTCAACCGCGGCCGGAACCGGGCGCCGGCCGCCCCCTCGCCGGTGTGAGCGGTCTGCCGACGATGACGCGCGCAACCGCGAAGGGCTCCCGGGCGCGGGTGCTCTTCCTCAACAGCTGCATCAACGGCGGCGGCGCCGGCCGCAGCCTCCAGGCCTACCTCAAGGTGATCGACCCGCGGATCGAGGCCCACGTCGTCATGCCCTCGCCGGGCATCCTGGCGCCGGGGCTGGAGAACGTCGAGCGCATCTGGTACGTGCCGGAGTTCGTCGAGCGGCCGCAGCGCAGCAACTACGCGCTCGCCGGGCGCCTGGGCTGGGAGTGGTTCCACTGGGCGAGCAACGTCTACGGCCTGCCGCGCTCGGCGGGGAAGATCGCGCGCATCGCCCGCGAGATCGGCGCCGACCTCATCTACTGCAACCACATGCTCGCCAACCCGATCGGGGCGGTCGCCGGCGCGCGCGCCGGCGTGCCGGTGGTCTTCCACGCCCGCAACATCCACGTCGCGCCGGTGGGCCGCGCCTTCTACCGCTATCTCGCGCAGCGCGCCTGCGTGACGCGGCTGATCTGCAACTCGCGCGCGTCGGCCGAGCTGTTCCTCGCCTGCGAGCCGGCCAAGGTCCGCATCGTGCACAACTTCGTGGACCTCGAGCGCTTCGACCGCGCGCGGATCGCCCCGACGCTGCGGCGCGACTTCGGCATCCCCGGCGACGCCGTCGTCGTCGGGTACGTCGGGCGGCTCGTGCCCAAGAAGGGCCTCCCCGTGCTGCTCGAGGCCTTCCGGCAGCTCGCGGAGCGGTTCCCGCGCGCGCACCTGGTGCTGCTCGGGGGCAACGACACCGGCTTCCACCGCGACCTCGGCGCCGAGTACCGCGCGCTGGCGGAGCGGTCCGGGATCGGCGGGCGCACGCACTTCACCGGTTTTCTCGACGACGTGCGGCCCGTGCTCGCCGACTTCGACGTGCTCGCGCTCCCGTCGGTCGAGCCGGAGTCGTTCGGGCGCGTGCTCATCGAGGCCATGGCGCTCGGCATCCCCTGCGTGGTCTCGCGGCTCGGCGGCGCGCTCGAGGTCGTCGACGACGGCCGCACCGGCTTCTGGGCGACGCCGGGGGACGCGGCGGATCTTGCGGACAAGCTCGGGCGGCTCGTGGGCGACGCGACGCTCCGGGAGCGCTTCGGCCGGGACGGGCAGGAGGGCGTCCGCGCGCGCTTCGCCAGCCGCGCGCTCGGCAGGCAGATCTCAGACGTGCTCCTCGAGGCCGCCGGCCGGGGGCTCGCCGAGGGCGATCGGGCGCAGGCCGCGCTCGTGCAGCCCCGCGAGGATCGCCGGTAGTGCCTCCACCAGCGAGCTGCGCGAGCCGGCCCTGCCCGGCGGGACGCCGTCGTGCATGAGGACGATGTCCCCCGGGGCGACGCGGCCCAGCACGCGCGCCACCAGCTGCGCGGCCGGCGGGTTTTGCACGTCGTAGATCGGGTAGCCGAAGCCCACGAGGCTGAGCCCCAGCCGCCGGGCCGCGCGCGCCACGCGCACGCCCTTGTAGCCCTTCGGGCAGCGCAGCAGGCGCGGGCGCACGCCGGTGACGCGCTCGGCGGTGCGGGCGCACTCCTCGATCTGGCGCTCGATCTCCGCCGCGGCCAGCCCCGGCAGGAGCCGGTGCGTCTGCGTGTGGTTGCCGAGCGTGTGGCCGCGGCGCACGATCTCGCGGGCCAGCTCGGGCGCACGCTCGATGTTCTCGCCGATGCAGAAGAACGTCGCCTTGGCGCCGTGGCGCTCGAGCGCGTCGAGCACCTGGCGGGTGTACGGCTCGACCGGCCCGTCGTCGAAGGTCAGGGCGACCGCGCCGGCGCCGGCGGACGCGGGCA encodes the following:
- a CDS encoding polysaccharide deacetylase family protein; amino-acid sequence: ALWAASLLPRPWSFAAAAAVVALALAAALLALDIVAPGVNLFSRALQRLPASAGAGAVALTFDDGPVEPYTRQVLDALERHGAKATFFCIGENIERAPELAREIVRRGHTLGNHTQTHRLLPGLAAAEIERQIEECARTAERVTGVRPRLLRCPKGYKGVRVARAARRLGLSLVGFGYPIYDVQNPPAAQLVARVLGRVAPGDIVLMHDGVPPGRAGSRSSLVEALPAILAGLHERGLRPIALGEPPAGGLEEHV
- a CDS encoding glycosyltransferase family 4 protein yields the protein MTRATAKGSRARVLFLNSCINGGGAGRSLQAYLKVIDPRIEAHVVMPSPGILAPGLENVERIWYVPEFVERPQRSNYALAGRLGWEWFHWASNVYGLPRSAGKIARIAREIGADLIYCNHMLANPIGAVAGARAGVPVVFHARNIHVAPVGRAFYRYLAQRACVTRLICNSRASAELFLACEPAKVRIVHNFVDLERFDRARIAPTLRRDFGIPGDAVVVGYVGRLVPKKGLPVLLEAFRQLAERFPRAHLVLLGGNDTGFHRDLGAEYRALAERSGIGGRTHFTGFLDDVRPVLADFDVLALPSVEPESFGRVLIEAMALGIPCVVSRLGGALEVVDDGRTGFWATPGDAADLADKLGRLVGDATLRERFGRDGQEGVRARFASRALGRQISDVLLEAAGRGLAEGDRAQAALVQPREDRR